Proteins from a single region of Catenulispora acidiphila DSM 44928:
- a CDS encoding LacI family DNA-binding transcriptional regulator codes for MVFPRERGPDTFPNVVDIRELARRSGVSQATVSRALNDRTEVSTETRRRILELAEELGYTPNQPARTLVRRRSDMIGLLWDTGYANEGRRPAFLLDLFVGIKQALTAGGFHLMVLSVADTAGVDAYLRAARQHSLDGVIMMGVDEGHPAITALVDSGIACVGIDLPLQRKRTTYVTSDNRSGAASAVRHLHSLGHRAIATITGPLPAMPAAERLAGYRYEMARVGLDPHPEYIEHGDFYLSSGYECAQRLIALPEPPTAIFAAGDEMAIGAMQALHDAGISVPADVAVVGFDDIEAASLVRPALTTVAQDRVSIGVGAVETLLTAIGSPDDDTRDAKRDTHPTAAAPLLIPTQLIVRGSCGSVR; via the coding sequence ATGGTCTTCCCCCGCGAACGAGGACCGGATACGTTTCCGAATGTGGTGGACATCCGCGAGCTGGCCCGCCGTAGCGGGGTATCGCAGGCAACTGTGTCACGGGCGCTCAACGACCGTACGGAGGTGAGCACGGAGACCCGGCGCCGCATCCTGGAACTCGCCGAGGAACTCGGCTACACCCCCAATCAGCCGGCCCGCACCCTGGTCCGGCGCCGCTCGGACATGATCGGTCTGCTCTGGGACACCGGCTACGCCAACGAGGGCCGCCGCCCGGCCTTCTTGCTCGACCTGTTCGTCGGCATCAAGCAGGCGCTGACCGCCGGCGGCTTCCATCTCATGGTCCTGTCGGTCGCCGACACCGCCGGCGTGGACGCCTACCTGCGAGCCGCCCGCCAGCACAGCCTCGACGGCGTCATCATGATGGGCGTCGACGAAGGCCACCCGGCCATCACGGCCCTCGTCGACTCCGGCATCGCCTGCGTCGGCATAGACCTCCCGCTGCAACGCAAACGCACCACCTACGTCACCTCCGACAACCGCAGCGGCGCAGCCAGCGCGGTCCGCCACCTGCACTCCCTCGGCCACCGCGCGATCGCGACCATCACCGGCCCGCTCCCCGCGATGCCCGCCGCCGAACGCCTAGCCGGCTACCGCTACGAAATGGCCCGCGTAGGCCTCGACCCCCACCCGGAGTACATCGAGCACGGCGACTTCTACCTCTCCAGCGGCTACGAATGCGCCCAGCGCCTGATCGCCCTGCCCGAACCCCCCACAGCCATCTTCGCCGCCGGCGACGAAATGGCCATCGGCGCCATGCAAGCCCTCCACGACGCCGGCATCTCAGTCCCCGCAGACGTGGCAGTCGTCGGCTTCGACGACATCGAGGCCGCCTCACTGGTCCGCCCGGCACTCACGACCGTCGCCCAGGACCGCGTCAGCATCGGCGTCGGCGCAGTCGAGACACTCCTGACCGCCATCGGCTCCCCCGACGACGACACCCGCGACGCGAAGCGGGACACGCACCCGACGGCCGCCGCGCCGCTTCTCATCCCCACGCAGCTCATCGTGCGGGGGTCGTGCGGGTCGGTGCGGTGA
- a CDS encoding ATP-binding protein — translation MDEFVELFGRLRVWAGAPSYRTLARRAGPLLRPPRELSHSTLAAVFRPGRRRLDLDLVVAAVRALGLDEAGVDRWRQACIRVQAEARRGGPTGVFRQLPADLATFTGREAELAAMLEPAAGGSQTVVISAINGTAGVGKTQLAVHAAHELVRSGRFADAQLYVNLRGFDPEVPPMDPAAVLEGFLRALNVPARHIPAALDERAAMFRDRLQDKQAIIVLDNAADDRQVRDLIPAAPSCLVLITSRRSLAGIDGARLVDLDVFDPDESLALFTSVIGPDRIAAEKEAAEQLIAATGGLPLAVALVASRLRARPAWSLAEAAHALHSRRLDGVQLGARSLRPLIDLSFQGLSAPAKAVAQAIGVHPGTDYTVPALAAACGLEPVQVEIAMEELVFESLARERISGRFEVHDLIRAYCADAVAEGKGADVDRALMLNRLTSWFLRSAHNAAVAIRTNNLPDVADSDVDPLRFDTYDSALSWLDAEHANLSAIHSAAIAQGSYDAICQLPIILDHFSTLRFAHAESMAAHRAAVQAARDRQDEAVMTRHLLCLSSRFIALRRMDEAHETLLEALDRSRRSNDGTGEVWALIDLGLLHDASGRYHEAISVWEQAQLISDRLGDRRRTMICCTNIGMTRFRLGELNESLAMFRLALTDARELGQLRAQALIMGNIGEANLLLHAPEAAHAVYAEQHQLAKSVGDRVEVAISLLGLGNALRDLGRFDEAIGYWREAVAVNRELGSPKADEIEQLIADTEAAAKAEPEPIRDSKA, via the coding sequence GTGGATGAGTTCGTCGAGTTGTTCGGGCGGCTGCGGGTGTGGGCCGGTGCTCCGTCGTATCGGACGCTGGCCAGGCGGGCCGGGCCTTTGCTGCGGCCGCCGCGGGAGTTGAGTCATTCGACGTTGGCTGCCGTGTTCCGGCCGGGGAGGCGTCGTCTCGATCTGGATCTGGTGGTGGCCGCAGTGCGGGCTTTGGGCCTGGACGAGGCCGGGGTCGATCGGTGGCGGCAGGCGTGCATCCGGGTTCAGGCGGAGGCTCGCAGGGGCGGTCCCACCGGGGTTTTTCGGCAGTTGCCGGCGGATCTGGCGACGTTCACCGGCCGCGAGGCGGAGTTGGCGGCGATGCTGGAGCCTGCTGCCGGCGGGTCGCAGACGGTCGTGATCTCGGCGATCAACGGGACCGCAGGGGTGGGCAAGACCCAGTTGGCGGTGCATGCCGCGCATGAGCTGGTGCGCTCCGGCCGCTTCGCCGACGCGCAGTTGTACGTGAACCTGCGCGGCTTCGATCCCGAGGTGCCGCCGATGGATCCGGCCGCGGTGCTGGAGGGGTTTCTGCGGGCGTTGAACGTCCCGGCCCGCCACATCCCGGCCGCCTTGGACGAGCGGGCTGCGATGTTCCGGGATCGGCTGCAGGACAAGCAGGCGATCATCGTGCTGGACAACGCCGCCGACGACCGGCAAGTACGGGACCTGATTCCCGCCGCACCCTCGTGTCTGGTCCTGATCACCAGCCGGCGCAGCCTGGCCGGGATCGACGGTGCCCGGCTGGTCGATCTGGACGTCTTCGACCCTGACGAGTCGCTGGCCCTGTTCACCTCCGTGATCGGACCCGACCGGATAGCCGCTGAGAAAGAAGCCGCCGAGCAGCTGATCGCGGCGACCGGCGGGCTCCCGCTGGCTGTGGCGCTGGTCGCCTCCCGGCTGCGGGCCCGCCCCGCCTGGAGCCTCGCGGAGGCCGCGCACGCCCTGCACAGCCGACGGCTGGACGGCGTCCAGCTCGGAGCGCGCTCGCTGCGCCCGCTCATCGACCTGTCATTCCAAGGGCTGTCCGCGCCGGCGAAGGCGGTGGCGCAGGCGATCGGGGTGCATCCGGGCACCGACTACACCGTGCCGGCACTGGCCGCGGCATGCGGCCTCGAGCCTGTGCAGGTGGAAATCGCCATGGAGGAGCTGGTCTTCGAGAGCCTGGCCCGGGAACGCATATCAGGACGCTTCGAAGTGCACGATCTGATCCGTGCCTATTGCGCCGACGCGGTAGCGGAAGGGAAAGGGGCGGACGTCGACCGTGCCCTGATGCTGAACCGGCTCACGTCGTGGTTCCTACGCTCGGCTCACAACGCAGCCGTCGCCATCCGCACGAACAATCTCCCCGACGTCGCCGATTCCGACGTCGACCCATTGCGGTTCGACACCTATGACAGTGCCCTGTCGTGGCTCGACGCCGAGCACGCCAATCTCAGCGCGATCCATTCCGCCGCCATCGCGCAGGGATCCTACGACGCGATCTGCCAACTGCCGATCATCCTCGACCACTTCTCCACCCTGCGTTTCGCCCACGCCGAGAGCATGGCCGCGCACCGCGCCGCGGTCCAGGCAGCCCGCGACCGCCAGGACGAGGCGGTGATGACGCGCCATCTGCTGTGCCTGTCCAGCCGCTTCATCGCCTTGAGGCGAATGGACGAAGCCCACGAAACGCTCCTCGAAGCCCTGGACCGCAGCCGCCGCAGCAATGACGGCACAGGGGAAGTCTGGGCCCTGATAGACCTCGGCCTGCTGCACGACGCGAGCGGCCGCTATCACGAGGCCATCTCGGTCTGGGAGCAGGCCCAGCTCATCAGCGATCGTCTCGGCGACCGACGGCGCACCATGATCTGCTGCACGAACATCGGCATGACCCGCTTCCGGCTCGGTGAGCTGAACGAGTCGCTGGCTATGTTCCGCCTGGCCCTGACCGACGCCCGCGAACTCGGCCAGCTCCGCGCCCAAGCCCTCATCATGGGCAACATCGGCGAAGCGAACCTCCTCCTGCACGCACCGGAGGCGGCACACGCCGTCTACGCCGAGCAGCACCAGCTGGCGAAGTCCGTCGGCGACCGCGTCGAGGTCGCCATCAGCCTGCTCGGCCTCGGCAACGCGCTGCGCGATCTGGGCCGCTTCGACGAGGCGATCGGGTATTGGCGCGAAGCGGTCGCCGTCAACCGGGAGCTGGGAAGCCCGAAGGCCGACGAGATCGAGCAGCTGATCGCCGACACGGAAGCGGCGGCGAAGGCCGAGCCGGAACCGATTCGAGATTCCAAGGCGTAG
- a CDS encoding DUF3592 domain-containing protein produces the protein MQGISVPIIILGIYIVWKGLVEGLFPALRTVTIRRHGLPAVGTVVANRSRRIDSLQRINAGIYVPRVSYRQQGLVSFTTAEGQRVTFWANLDGWDTPKPEKGTYQLRYLPEDPHAHRFTRPRLVSYWVTAVVGLISGGAFVGLAWFLPQ, from the coding sequence ATGCAGGGCATATCCGTACCCATAATCATTTTAGGGATATATATAGTATGGAAGGGTCTCGTTGAGGGGCTGTTCCCAGCGCTGCGCACCGTCACAATCCGGCGTCACGGGCTGCCCGCGGTCGGTACCGTCGTTGCCAACAGATCGCGAAGAATCGACTCCCTGCAACGAATCAACGCCGGTATCTACGTGCCCCGCGTCAGCTATCGACAACAGGGCCTTGTCAGCTTCACCACGGCTGAGGGCCAGCGCGTCACGTTCTGGGCGAACCTGGACGGCTGGGATACGCCGAAGCCCGAAAAGGGCACGTACCAACTGCGCTACCTGCCCGAAGACCCACACGCCCATCGCTTCACCAGACCACGGCTCGTATCCTATTGGGTCACGGCTGTGGTCGGCCTGATCAGCGGGGGCGCATTCGTCGGGCTCGCCTGGTTCCTGCCACAGTGA
- a CDS encoding Lrp/AsnC family transcriptional regulator yields MPDIHLDSTDRAILTRLQRDGRIANVDLAEQISLSPSSCLRRTKALEAQGVIAGYRAELDRDRLGLGLTVFVELKAARHSREVSRQVEAELTAIPAVVACHLVSGDADFFVEAVVPSLAVYEEVLLDHILAIEGVTSVRSSFALRTVLSRGPLPLDASLSKGTRSS; encoded by the coding sequence ATGCCAGACATCCATCTGGACTCGACAGATCGCGCCATCCTCACCCGGCTGCAGCGCGACGGCCGCATCGCCAACGTGGATCTCGCCGAGCAGATCTCCCTGTCACCCTCCTCGTGCCTGCGCCGCACCAAGGCCCTGGAAGCGCAGGGCGTGATCGCCGGCTACCGCGCGGAGCTGGACCGGGACCGCCTGGGCCTGGGCCTGACGGTCTTCGTCGAACTCAAAGCCGCGCGGCACTCCCGAGAGGTCTCCCGCCAGGTCGAAGCCGAGCTCACCGCCATCCCGGCAGTCGTCGCCTGCCACCTCGTCTCCGGCGACGCCGACTTCTTCGTCGAAGCAGTCGTACCGAGCCTGGCGGTCTACGAAGAGGTCCTCCTGGACCACATCCTGGCCATCGAGGGCGTCACATCCGTCCGCAGCTCGTTCGCACTGCGCACTGTCCTGAGCCGCGGACCGCTACCCCTGGACGCTTCGTTGTCGAAGGGCACCAGGTCTTCCTAG
- a CDS encoding pectate lyase family protein: MIKPERFLVPRTLGRAGRALTIAAAALGLVTASALTATASASASAAASATHAASAIGAQQSPATLVPPTGGALGPNVIVFDPSMAQASIQSTLDTIAAQQVPNQFGTERYAVLFKPGTYGSLADPLVFQVGYYTSVSGLGLTPDRTVINGSLDVYNQCMGSQTNCNATDNFWRSVTNLTINVAGGNGCQANTEFWAASQAAPLRRVVVNGNVSLMDYCDGSPDYASGGFIADSRFTGGTVINGSQQQYITRDTDLDGWTNGVWNQVFCGDPGAPAQSFASNSGDPGGAAPYTTLATCPVTKEAPYLYLDDSGKYRVFVPSLQKNSSGPTWAAGNTPGTSLPLSKFFVVNPASTVSQINTALLLGEDLLFTPGVYNVPRTIHVLWPNTQIVGLGFPTLIPSSGNVTMDVADTGGTTLSGLIFDAGTTKSPALLDLAPLPLPGSHAANPITVDDVFFRVGGATAGTVNDAFIDNSNDSILDDVWIWRADHGAGAGTWTGDQADTGLTVNGDGVTAYGLAVEHFQKNETVWNGQQGTVIFFQNENPYEVPNQASWMASPTQKGYPAFLVGNRVKTFQGYGMGSYTFFNQGVDIENSMAFQSPPAPGVQFHDILTVFLTGSGGIQSVINGTGAPVSTTFAGPSDIVSYP; this comes from the coding sequence GTGATCAAACCCGAACGGTTCCTCGTACCGCGCACGCTCGGGCGCGCGGGGCGGGCTCTGACGATCGCGGCGGCGGCGCTGGGCCTGGTGACGGCCTCCGCCCTCACCGCGACGGCCTCCGCGTCGGCTTCCGCGGCGGCGTCCGCGACCCACGCCGCGTCCGCGATCGGCGCGCAGCAGAGTCCTGCGACGCTCGTTCCGCCCACCGGCGGCGCCCTCGGCCCGAACGTGATCGTCTTCGATCCGTCGATGGCGCAGGCGTCGATCCAGAGCACGCTGGACACGATCGCCGCCCAGCAGGTGCCGAACCAGTTCGGCACCGAGCGGTACGCGGTGCTGTTCAAGCCGGGGACGTACGGGTCCCTCGCCGATCCGCTGGTCTTCCAGGTCGGCTACTACACGAGCGTGTCAGGCCTCGGACTCACTCCGGACCGGACCGTCATCAACGGCTCGCTGGACGTCTACAACCAGTGCATGGGCAGCCAGACCAACTGCAACGCCACCGACAACTTCTGGCGGTCGGTGACGAACCTGACGATCAACGTCGCCGGGGGCAACGGCTGCCAGGCGAACACCGAGTTCTGGGCCGCCTCGCAGGCCGCCCCGCTCCGCCGGGTCGTCGTCAACGGCAACGTCAGCCTGATGGACTACTGCGACGGCTCGCCGGACTACGCCAGCGGCGGCTTCATCGCCGACTCCCGGTTCACCGGCGGCACGGTCATCAACGGTTCGCAGCAGCAGTACATCACCCGCGACACCGACCTCGACGGCTGGACCAACGGCGTGTGGAATCAGGTCTTCTGCGGGGACCCCGGCGCTCCGGCGCAGAGCTTCGCCTCCAACTCCGGCGACCCCGGCGGCGCGGCGCCCTACACGACGCTGGCCACGTGCCCGGTCACCAAGGAAGCTCCGTACCTTTACCTCGACGACTCCGGTAAGTACCGCGTCTTCGTCCCCTCGCTCCAGAAGAACTCGAGCGGACCGACGTGGGCTGCGGGCAACACCCCCGGGACCTCGCTGCCGCTGAGCAAGTTCTTCGTGGTGAACCCGGCGAGCACGGTCTCGCAGATCAACACCGCGCTGCTGCTCGGCGAGGACCTCCTGTTCACCCCGGGCGTCTACAACGTCCCGCGGACGATCCACGTCCTGTGGCCGAACACGCAGATCGTCGGCCTCGGCTTCCCCACTCTGATCCCGAGCAGCGGCAACGTGACGATGGACGTCGCGGACACCGGCGGCACCACCCTGTCCGGCCTGATCTTCGACGCCGGCACCACCAAGTCCCCGGCCCTGCTCGACCTGGCGCCGCTGCCCCTGCCCGGCAGCCACGCCGCGAACCCGATCACCGTCGACGACGTGTTCTTCCGCGTCGGCGGCGCGACGGCGGGCACCGTGAACGACGCCTTCATCGACAACAGCAACGACTCCATCCTCGACGACGTCTGGATCTGGCGCGCCGACCACGGCGCGGGCGCCGGCACCTGGACCGGCGACCAGGCCGACACCGGCCTGACCGTCAACGGCGACGGCGTCACCGCCTACGGACTCGCCGTCGAGCACTTCCAGAAGAACGAGACGGTCTGGAACGGCCAGCAGGGCACCGTGATCTTCTTCCAGAACGAGAACCCGTACGAAGTCCCGAACCAGGCCTCGTGGATGGCGAGCCCGACGCAGAAGGGCTATCCCGCCTTCCTGGTCGGCAACCGCGTGAAGACCTTCCAGGGCTACGGCATGGGCAGCTACACCTTCTTCAACCAGGGCGTGGACATCGAGAACTCGATGGCGTTCCAGTCCCCGCCGGCGCCCGGAGTCCAGTTCCACGACATCCTCACGGTGTTCCTCACCGGCTCCGGCGGCATCCAGTCGGTCATCAACGGCACCGGCGCCCCGGTCAGCACGACGTTCGCCGGTCCGAGCGACATCGTCTCGTACCCGTAA
- a CDS encoding APC family permease gives MALYVGALFGPGLLMLPGLAAKIAGPASVLAWVGLLAVSALFALVFTALGTRFPDGGGVIAYTAAGLGHRAGRAVGWCFLIAVVLGAPVVCLIGAGYVTALTGGGRGATSLVAALLLAGVTALTTAGARVGTAVQMVLVGVLLTVVVVAVAGSAPSARASHWTPFAPHGWTAVGSAASVLMLSFVGWEAAAPLTKRLADPARSLPRIIAVAFSVTTVVYLALAAAVVSVLGAATAGTVPAADLLRVAVGSAGPAIAAGAAVLLTLAAVNSYLTGAAALQAHLRAERQHGAAERAGEGEAESGGRGLFAWIAIAGCLELTAEAFGVVDATRMITLTTSLFLVVYVASMTSAARVLTGWLRGAAAAACAASVVVLVFAGMSAVLACLVAIGGMAVQIRSRRARTSRRSHTSRKAASPSR, from the coding sequence GTGGCGCTGTACGTCGGCGCGTTGTTCGGTCCCGGTCTGCTGATGCTGCCCGGACTGGCCGCCAAGATCGCTGGTCCCGCCTCGGTTCTCGCCTGGGTCGGGCTGCTCGCGGTCTCGGCCTTGTTCGCCCTCGTCTTCACCGCGCTCGGTACCCGGTTCCCGGACGGCGGCGGCGTCATCGCGTACACCGCCGCGGGTCTCGGCCACCGGGCCGGACGCGCCGTGGGCTGGTGCTTCCTGATCGCCGTGGTGCTCGGCGCACCGGTGGTCTGCCTCATCGGTGCCGGCTATGTCACGGCCCTGACGGGCGGCGGTCGCGGAGCGACGTCTTTGGTCGCCGCGCTCCTGCTGGCCGGGGTCACGGCCCTGACCACCGCGGGAGCCCGGGTGGGCACCGCCGTGCAGATGGTGCTGGTCGGGGTGTTGCTCACCGTCGTCGTGGTCGCTGTCGCCGGTTCCGCGCCCTCCGCGCGAGCCTCGCACTGGACCCCTTTCGCCCCGCACGGGTGGACGGCGGTCGGCTCGGCGGCGTCGGTGCTCATGCTGTCGTTCGTCGGCTGGGAGGCGGCGGCTCCGCTGACCAAGCGGCTGGCCGATCCCGCGCGCTCCCTGCCGCGCATCATCGCCGTGGCGTTCAGTGTGACGACGGTGGTCTACCTGGCCCTGGCCGCAGCGGTGGTGTCGGTGCTCGGTGCAGCCACCGCCGGGACCGTGCCGGCCGCCGACCTGCTGCGGGTCGCCGTCGGGTCGGCCGGACCGGCGATCGCAGCGGGCGCGGCGGTGCTGTTGACGCTGGCCGCTGTGAACTCCTACCTGACCGGAGCGGCGGCCCTGCAAGCCCATCTTCGCGCTGAGCGGCAGCATGGCGCTGCGGAGCGGGCTGGAGAGGGAGAGGCCGAGTCAGGGGGTCGCGGCTTGTTCGCCTGGATCGCGATCGCCGGCTGCCTGGAGTTGACCGCCGAAGCCTTCGGCGTCGTGGACGCGACGCGGATGATCACGCTGACGACGTCGCTGTTCCTGGTGGTCTACGTGGCTTCGATGACGTCGGCGGCGCGGGTGCTGACCGGGTGGCTGCGCGGGGCGGCCGCAGCGGCGTGCGCGGCGTCGGTGGTGGTGCTCGTGTTCGCGGGGATGTCGGCGGTGCTGGCGTGCCTTGTCGCGATAGGCGGCATGGCCGTGCAGATCAGGTCGCGCAGGGCGCGTACGTCGCGCAGGTCGCACACGTCGCGCAAGGCAGCGTCACCGTCACGCTGA
- a CDS encoding MFS transporter produces MRRTAAALLALTVGCVLADSAVVTLALPEILERLHTTVGQVAWVLIAFNLVLAVVVRPAAWFFKRLDPAILSAVGIAVFAGASALCAVAGSLDVLIVARSVQAVGGAFAVVGCLQLLVEELSERRGTAWWIAAGVFGTAVGPVAGGLLTDAFSWRSIFVVQVPIAVLAVPAALVKRRRKGQELAEDTPKHRVQIGPNIALALLSAALTAALFLFVLLLVDGWRRSPAIAAVTVSVIPLAALFSRPLSRKLRAGPTAETMSGCLLIAGGLAGLALLPSAELGWTIAPQALVGLGLGLTLDPLTLQAMDGRMPHFLHGSWTIAARHAGVVLGLAILTPVFTADLQNAQPPAKDAITALVLDAPLTPEDKISIAGGLSDQLKEENGRVPDLDPAFAKLHVSAIEKPATVQLERDLNDQLQRAATHAFRNAFLIGAALALTALLSLIPLRRRGGER; encoded by the coding sequence ATGCGGCGGACTGCGGCGGCCCTCCTCGCGTTGACGGTGGGGTGCGTGCTGGCGGACTCGGCGGTGGTCACGCTGGCGCTGCCGGAGATCTTGGAGCGGCTGCACACCACGGTGGGGCAGGTCGCCTGGGTGCTGATCGCGTTCAACCTCGTGCTCGCAGTGGTCGTTCGGCCTGCGGCGTGGTTCTTCAAGCGGCTGGATCCGGCAATTTTGTCTGCGGTCGGGATCGCGGTGTTCGCTGGGGCTTCGGCGTTGTGCGCGGTGGCCGGGTCGCTGGACGTGCTGATCGTCGCGCGGTCGGTGCAGGCGGTGGGTGGGGCGTTCGCGGTGGTCGGGTGCCTTCAGCTGCTGGTCGAGGAGTTGAGCGAGCGGCGCGGAACGGCGTGGTGGATCGCCGCCGGTGTGTTCGGGACCGCGGTCGGGCCGGTGGCCGGCGGGCTGCTCACGGATGCCTTCTCGTGGCGGTCGATCTTCGTCGTCCAGGTGCCGATCGCGGTGCTGGCCGTTCCTGCCGCGCTGGTGAAGCGCCGCAGGAAGGGGCAGGAGCTCGCCGAGGACACACCGAAGCACCGCGTGCAGATCGGGCCGAACATCGCTCTGGCGCTGCTCTCGGCGGCGCTGACAGCGGCGCTGTTCTTGTTCGTGCTGCTGCTGGTCGACGGCTGGCGTCGGTCGCCGGCGATCGCGGCCGTCACGGTCTCGGTGATCCCGCTCGCGGCGCTGTTCAGCCGGCCGCTGAGCCGGAAGCTGCGCGCCGGACCGACAGCGGAGACCATGTCCGGATGCCTGCTCATCGCCGGCGGTCTGGCCGGGCTGGCACTGCTGCCGTCGGCCGAACTCGGGTGGACGATCGCACCCCAGGCGCTCGTCGGACTCGGGCTCGGTCTGACGCTGGATCCGTTGACGCTGCAAGCGATGGACGGCCGCATGCCGCACTTCCTGCACGGCAGCTGGACCATCGCGGCCCGGCACGCGGGAGTGGTCCTGGGACTCGCGATCCTCACGCCGGTCTTCACCGCCGACCTGCAGAACGCCCAGCCGCCCGCGAAAGACGCCATCACCGCGCTGGTCCTGGACGCGCCGCTGACACCCGAGGACAAGATCTCGATCGCCGGCGGACTGTCCGATCAGCTGAAGGAGGAGAACGGCCGGGTGCCCGACCTCGATCCCGCCTTCGCGAAGCTGCACGTGTCCGCCATCGAGAAGCCCGCCACCGTGCAGCTTGAACGCGACCTCAACGATCAGCTCCAGCGGGCAGCCACCCACGCGTTCCGCAACGCCTTCCTCATCGGCGCGGCGCTCGCCCTCACGGCGTTGCTGTCCCTGATCCCGCTGCGGCGCCGGGGTGGTGAGCGATGA
- a CDS encoding penicillin-binding transpeptidase domain-containing protein: MSAFSKRAVIITTTVVAVAAGGTAVAVSRSGSGGTHKAGVAADGSPGAPVTTTAASASDAAAAPATPPTSGTPTSAAGTPAPSDSGALGAFADDGTTPLTDFPSMVKFSQALGSGSHIVTTIDPKYQRAAADAVSAKPLSGMVVLQADTGKILAMASNGPADLAYHAARAPGSTFKVVTAEALLRGGMTPNSAAPCPSKDKDYPITNDETSTVNLKATLHWGFVFSCNTSFTGLFDKAADTPVSQESTKYFGLNQPWDLGLGATLYGVVDGVAANVPTAKGQDFAAELFGQGAITMSPLNMASVAATVDAGQFHQPYLVTGTKPTAHAQPLGKTVDSELKSMMRDVVTEGTAHDSFSAVTPAVSAKTGTAQATGGEDSWMIAFQGNIAVACLVEGGGFGDKAAGPEIAAMLNAANGH; the protein is encoded by the coding sequence ATGTCGGCTTTTTCGAAGCGCGCGGTCATCATCACCACGACGGTTGTCGCGGTTGCCGCAGGTGGGACGGCGGTGGCGGTGAGTCGGAGCGGTTCGGGCGGGACGCACAAGGCGGGTGTCGCGGCTGACGGGTCGCCTGGTGCGCCGGTGACGACGACGGCTGCCTCGGCGTCCGATGCGGCGGCTGCCCCGGCCACCCCGCCGACCTCCGGAACTCCGACTTCCGCTGCGGGGACACCGGCGCCGAGCGACTCCGGAGCGCTGGGCGCCTTCGCCGACGACGGCACCACGCCTTTGACCGACTTCCCGAGCATGGTGAAGTTCAGCCAGGCCTTGGGGAGCGGCTCCCACATCGTCACGACCATCGATCCCAAGTACCAGCGCGCCGCCGCCGATGCCGTGTCGGCGAAGCCGTTGTCGGGGATGGTCGTCCTGCAGGCCGACACCGGCAAGATTCTGGCGATGGCCAGCAACGGTCCGGCAGACCTGGCCTATCACGCGGCGCGTGCGCCGGGGTCGACGTTCAAGGTCGTCACCGCCGAGGCGTTGCTGCGCGGCGGGATGACGCCGAACTCGGCCGCGCCGTGCCCGTCGAAGGACAAGGACTACCCGATCACCAACGACGAGACCAGCACCGTCAACCTCAAGGCGACGCTTCACTGGGGCTTCGTCTTCTCCTGCAACACGTCCTTCACCGGCCTGTTCGACAAGGCCGCCGACACCCCGGTGTCGCAGGAGTCGACGAAGTACTTCGGCCTGAACCAGCCGTGGGACCTGGGTCTGGGGGCGACGCTCTACGGGGTCGTGGACGGCGTCGCGGCCAACGTCCCGACGGCCAAGGGGCAGGACTTCGCCGCCGAGTTGTTCGGGCAGGGCGCGATCACCATGTCGCCGCTGAACATGGCCTCGGTCGCCGCGACCGTGGACGCCGGGCAGTTCCACCAGCCGTACCTGGTCACGGGCACCAAGCCCACCGCGCACGCGCAGCCGCTGGGCAAGACCGTCGACAGCGAGCTGAAGAGCATGATGCGCGACGTCGTGACCGAGGGGACGGCGCACGACTCGTTCTCCGCCGTGACCCCGGCGGTCAGTGCGAAGACAGGTACGGCGCAGGCCACCGGCGGCGAGGACAGCTGGATGATCGCCTTCCAGGGCAACATCGCGGTGGCGTGCCTGGTCGAGGGCGGCGGATTCGGCGACAAGGCCGCCGGCCCGGAGATCGCCGCGATGCTCAACGCGGCGAACGGGCACTAG